A region from the Streptomyces tsukubensis genome encodes:
- a CDS encoding acyl carrier protein encodes MAFTAAEDRQTELLDAARATGEAVVVATAPPPPGDPSPLWRPVRRPTRRAAASGGTLPERLPDLSPEEQEQAVLGLVRDTAAALLGHADARAVTATAAFKDLGVDSLTALGLRDRLAEALATPLPATLVFDYPAAGTLTRHLLTLLNPDGSATQDGGEPPVARTPENPQAAEPDNKSIDDELLDEELIDDMDADALIAHVRKG; translated from the coding sequence ATGGCGTTCACGGCCGCCGAGGACCGGCAGACCGAACTGCTCGACGCGGCACGCGCCACCGGAGAGGCCGTGGTCGTGGCGACCGCCCCACCCCCGCCCGGTGACCCGTCACCGCTGTGGCGGCCGGTCCGGCGGCCCACCCGGCGCGCCGCCGCAAGCGGCGGCACCCTGCCGGAGCGACTGCCGGACCTGTCGCCCGAAGAACAGGAGCAGGCAGTACTCGGGCTGGTTCGCGACACCGCGGCCGCACTGCTCGGCCACGCCGACGCCCGGGCGGTCACGGCCACCGCGGCCTTCAAGGACCTCGGGGTCGACTCCCTCACCGCACTCGGCCTGCGAGACCGCCTGGCCGAAGCCCTCGCCACCCCACTGCCGGCCACCCTCGTCTTCGACTATCCGGCGGCCGGGACACTCACCCGCCACCTGCTCACGCTCCTGAACCCGGATGGCAGCGCGACCCAGGACGGCGGTGAACCGCCGGTGGCGCGGACGCCCGAGAACCCTCAGGCGGCGGAGCCCGACAACAAGTCGATCGACGACGAGTTGCTCGACGAGGAGTTGATCGACGACATGGACGCCGACGCGCTCATCGCGCATGTACGGAAGGGATGA
- a CDS encoding FkbO/Hyg5 family chorismatase, whose amino-acid sequence MPVAAPYCRFEKLVPSDLEGDETVLGVIEHGTGHAEVSLTDGVPRAAVHTTTFEEEAFAEVWRAQPPVESGRDGGIAWARTDEYLFGVGRVPESRGYADAVAALYTRVFGLTRSLGHPLLARTWNYISGINAANADGLEVYRDFCVGRAQALDAGGIDPAGLPAATGIGTHGGGITCVFLAARGGTRINIENPAVLTAHHYPTAYGPRPPVFARATWLGPPGDGRLFVSATAGILGHETTHHGDVTGQCEVALDNIARVVAAENLHRHGVRRGYALTDVDHLKVYVRRRADLPAVRRVCAARLASTATVAFLHTDIARGDLLVEIEGVVS is encoded by the coding sequence GTGCCTGTCGCGGCACCGTACTGCCGCTTCGAGAAGCTCGTGCCGTCGGACCTCGAAGGGGACGAGACCGTGCTCGGCGTCATCGAGCACGGCACCGGTCATGCCGAGGTGTCGCTCACGGACGGTGTCCCGCGTGCCGCGGTGCACACCACGACCTTCGAGGAGGAGGCGTTCGCCGAGGTGTGGCGCGCGCAGCCGCCCGTCGAGTCCGGCCGGGACGGAGGCATCGCATGGGCCCGCACCGACGAGTACCTGTTCGGTGTCGGCCGCGTCCCCGAGAGCCGGGGGTACGCCGATGCCGTCGCGGCGCTCTACACGCGGGTCTTCGGGCTGACCCGGTCCCTGGGACATCCGCTGCTCGCCCGGACGTGGAACTACATCAGTGGGATCAACGCGGCGAACGCGGACGGGCTGGAGGTGTACCGGGACTTCTGCGTGGGCCGTGCGCAGGCGCTGGACGCGGGCGGGATCGACCCGGCCGGCCTGCCCGCGGCCACCGGCATCGGCACGCACGGGGGTGGTATCACCTGCGTGTTCCTCGCCGCCCGCGGCGGAACCCGGATCAACATCGAGAACCCTGCCGTCCTCACGGCACACCACTACCCCACGGCGTACGGCCCGCGCCCCCCGGTCTTCGCACGGGCCACCTGGCTGGGCCCGCCGGGCGACGGCCGGCTGTTCGTGTCCGCGACGGCCGGAATCCTCGGGCACGAGACCACGCACCACGGTGATGTGACCGGTCAGTGCGAGGTCGCCCTGGACAACATCGCCCGGGTCGTGGCCGCCGAGAACCTGCACCGGCACGGTGTCCGGCGGGGTTACGCCCTCACCGACGTCGATCACCTCAAGGTCTACGTCCGGCGCCGCGCGGACCTCCCCGCGGTCCGCCGGGTCTGCGCCGCCCGCTTGGCGAGCACCGCGACCGTCGCGTTTCTGCACACCGACATCGCCCGTGGCGACCTGCTCGTGGAGATCGAAGGAGTGGTGTCGTGA
- a CDS encoding non-ribosomal peptide synthetase, which translates to MTPDGKRPGTLRLGGSTKNRGSQGNGETRESRENQGSRKDQGNRGNRHREIGTANRSEPLLTSFSQRRIWFLQELDPDSNAYNLPLVLRLSGPLDAALLERALALVVARHEALRTVFDAADGEPVQRVLPPSPRILRRSRAADDRDAARLVRDEIAAPFDLSTGPLIRALLIRVDDGRHVLAVVVHHIACDGWSFGILQLELAAHYSALRDTSRPAVLPPLSLQYADFAAWERSELTGAGLEERLAHWRHRLQDAPPVLRLPSDRPRPAVAAPDAGMVEWRPPDALTSAVLRLGHDAGTTVFMTLLSAFQIVLARHAGTLDVVVGTPVANRTRAALEGLIGMFVNTLALRGDLSGDPTFRELLGRCRAMATDAFAHADLPFENLIEVVAPDRDLSVNPVVQVLLQVLRRDTTTAALPGVTAEPFSAGRWFTRFDLEFHVYEEAGGTLAGELLYSRALFDEPRITGLLDEFTAVLRAVTADPDVRLSGLPAGDAGTAPAPVVPSNDTARALPVETLPELLARYAARTPDAVAVTDPRTSLTYAELDRRANRLAQLLRARGTATGDLVGICADRGVDLVVGIVGILKAGAAYVPLDPEHPAERTAFVLEDARLTTVVTDSAYRPRFPGVPHVVTPDDPQLARQPDTAPRIVLDRDSLAYAIYTSGSTGKPKAVLMPGVSAVNLLLWQERTMGREPASRTVQFVTSTFDYSVQEIFSALLGGTLVIPPDEVRLDPPGLARWMDEQAITRIYAPTAVLRALVGHVDPHSDQLSALRHLCQGGEALVLDTRLRELCRHRPRLRVHNHYGPAESQLITAYTLPSDPGTWPAAAPIGPPIDNTRIHLLDDALRPVPDGMPGQLCVAGIGLARGYLARPGLTAERWVPGGATGEERLYLTGDLARRAPSGDLDFLGRIDDQVKIRGIRIEPGEIENALADDPRVADAAVSVREDPRGEKFLAAYVVPAGGPYGDGFAASLRDGLAARLPAYLVPSSVVTVAALPRTTSGKVDRRALPDPEPARGSDRQAAPRTVAERVVCRIFQDVLDVPRVGADDDFFMLGGHSLLATRLVSRIRAEFGVDIALRTLFDGRTPAALARAVDTAGPAAVPPPVLSFPGAGPAPVTAAQEQMLHSHGSLLAAPSYTVAPYGFRLYGPLDHPALNAALTRITARHEPLRTGFHGRTQIVHPPAEVRAEVVEPVPGGVPDAVRVARAELTRPFDLVNGPLLRAVLLPLGTEDHVLLLMLHHLAGDGWSFDLLVRELSGASPELPVSYTDVARWERTPEVVAARDNDRSYWRRQLEGARAPELPTIRPRGTTAAPDGRAFLWTLDDTTVAAARRISGARNSTLQETVLGAFALVVAEAAGTDDLLVTTPFADRGQAGTEHLIGFFAKVLALRVDVGDGNGGTASYPEVLRRVGTAMTGAHTHQSVPYSAMRAADPALPPAPLSFQLISALSTELRLPGLRTEPFPVVAESVDDINGELSVNLFDDGRTVSGAVVHDAALLDRAAVTDLLTRVESTLRAAAGDLTVPVTGPVGSE; encoded by the coding sequence GTGACACCGGACGGCAAGAGGCCGGGGACGCTCCGTCTCGGCGGTTCCACAAAGAATCGGGGAAGTCAGGGAAACGGGGAAACCCGGGAATCCCGGGAAAATCAGGGAAGCCGGAAAGACCAGGGAAACCGGGGAAACCGGCATCGGGAAATCGGTACCGCCAACCGCTCCGAGCCACTCCTCACCTCGTTTTCGCAGCGGCGTATCTGGTTTCTGCAGGAACTGGATCCGGACAGCAATGCCTACAATCTTCCGCTGGTGCTGCGGCTGAGCGGTCCGCTCGACGCGGCGCTCCTGGAGCGGGCCCTCGCGCTCGTCGTGGCGCGGCACGAGGCGCTGCGGACCGTGTTCGACGCCGCGGACGGCGAACCCGTCCAGCGGGTGCTGCCGCCGTCGCCCCGGATCCTGCGCCGGTCCCGGGCAGCCGACGACCGGGACGCGGCCCGGCTCGTACGCGACGAGATCGCCGCGCCGTTCGATCTCTCCACCGGGCCGCTGATCAGGGCCCTGCTGATCCGGGTGGACGACGGCCGGCACGTGCTGGCGGTGGTCGTGCACCACATCGCCTGTGACGGCTGGTCGTTCGGGATTCTGCAGCTCGAACTCGCAGCCCACTACTCGGCTCTCCGGGACACGTCCCGGCCCGCCGTCCTGCCGCCGCTGTCCCTGCAGTACGCAGACTTCGCCGCCTGGGAACGATCGGAGCTCACCGGCGCCGGGCTCGAAGAGCGCCTGGCCCACTGGCGCCACCGGCTCCAGGACGCCCCGCCGGTGCTCCGTCTGCCGTCCGACCGGCCCCGTCCTGCCGTCGCCGCCCCGGACGCGGGCATGGTCGAGTGGCGGCCGCCCGACGCGCTGACCTCCGCGGTGCTCCGGCTGGGGCACGACGCCGGTACGACGGTGTTCATGACGCTGCTCTCGGCGTTCCAGATCGTGCTCGCCCGGCATGCGGGCACGCTGGACGTGGTGGTGGGCACGCCCGTCGCCAACCGCACCCGGGCGGCGCTCGAAGGCCTCATCGGCATGTTCGTCAACACGCTCGCGCTGCGCGGTGACCTCTCCGGCGATCCCACGTTCCGGGAGCTCCTCGGCCGCTGCCGGGCCATGGCCACGGACGCGTTCGCCCACGCCGACCTTCCGTTCGAGAACCTCATCGAGGTCGTCGCACCGGATCGCGATCTGTCGGTCAATCCGGTCGTCCAGGTACTGCTGCAGGTCCTCAGACGCGATACGACGACGGCCGCGCTGCCCGGTGTGACCGCCGAGCCCTTCTCCGCCGGGCGCTGGTTCACCCGCTTCGATCTGGAATTCCATGTCTACGAGGAGGCCGGGGGGACCCTCGCCGGAGAGCTGCTGTACAGCCGTGCGCTGTTCGACGAACCCCGGATCACGGGGTTGCTCGACGAGTTCACGGCCGTGCTGCGGGCCGTCACGGCCGACCCGGACGTACGGCTGTCCGGTCTGCCTGCGGGCGACGCCGGGACGGCGCCGGCTCCGGTGGTCCCCTCGAACGACACGGCGCGGGCGCTGCCCGTCGAGACACTGCCGGAGCTGCTGGCACGGTACGCCGCACGGACCCCCGACGCCGTAGCCGTCACGGATCCTCGGACCTCACTCACCTATGCGGAGCTGGACCGGCGCGCGAACCGTCTGGCGCAGCTGCTCCGGGCCCGCGGCACCGCCACCGGCGACCTGGTGGGGATCTGTGCCGACCGCGGCGTCGATCTGGTCGTCGGCATCGTGGGGATCCTCAAGGCAGGTGCCGCGTACGTACCGCTCGACCCCGAACACCCGGCGGAGCGGACGGCGTTCGTCCTGGAGGACGCGCGGCTGACCACGGTGGTGACGGACAGCGCCTATCGCCCCCGCTTCCCCGGCGTCCCGCACGTGGTGACGCCCGACGACCCGCAGCTGGCCCGGCAGCCCGACACGGCACCGCGCATCGTGCTCGACCGGGACAGCCTCGCCTACGCGATCTACACCTCGGGGTCGACCGGGAAACCCAAGGCCGTGCTCATGCCGGGCGTCAGCGCCGTCAACCTGCTGCTGTGGCAGGAGCGGACGATGGGCCGCGAACCGGCCAGCCGGACCGTGCAGTTCGTGACCAGCACCTTCGACTACTCGGTGCAGGAGATCTTCTCCGCGCTGCTCGGCGGGACACTCGTCATCCCGCCGGACGAGGTCCGGCTCGACCCGCCGGGGCTCGCACGGTGGATGGACGAGCAGGCGATCACCCGCATCTACGCGCCGACAGCGGTCCTGCGCGCCCTCGTCGGTCACGTCGACCCGCACAGCGATCAGCTCTCCGCCCTGCGGCACCTCTGCCAGGGCGGCGAGGCACTGGTCCTCGACACTCGGCTGCGCGAGCTCTGCCGCCACCGGCCCCGGTTGCGCGTCCACAACCACTACGGTCCGGCCGAGAGCCAGCTCATCACCGCGTACACGCTGCCCTCCGACCCCGGCACCTGGCCGGCCGCCGCACCGATCGGCCCACCCATCGACAACACCCGGATCCATCTCCTCGACGACGCGCTGCGGCCGGTTCCGGACGGGATGCCGGGCCAGCTCTGCGTTGCGGGCATCGGCCTCGCCCGCGGATATCTGGCCCGCCCGGGACTGACCGCCGAGCGGTGGGTCCCGGGCGGCGCCACCGGCGAGGAACGCCTGTACCTCACGGGCGATCTGGCGCGCCGGGCGCCCTCCGGCGACCTCGACTTCCTCGGCCGGATCGACGACCAGGTCAAGATCCGCGGCATTCGCATCGAGCCGGGTGAGATCGAGAACGCGCTCGCCGACGACCCCCGTGTCGCGGACGCGGCCGTGTCCGTACGGGAGGATCCGCGGGGCGAGAAGTTCCTGGCGGCGTACGTCGTACCGGCGGGCGGACCGTACGGCGACGGTTTCGCCGCATCGCTGCGCGACGGCCTGGCCGCCCGGCTGCCCGCCTATCTCGTACCGTCCTCCGTCGTCACGGTGGCCGCGCTGCCCCGGACCACGAGCGGAAAGGTGGACCGGCGGGCACTGCCCGACCCGGAGCCCGCCCGGGGGTCGGACCGGCAGGCCGCTCCCCGTACCGTCGCCGAACGGGTGGTGTGCCGCATCTTCCAGGACGTGCTGGACGTCCCCCGCGTCGGTGCCGACGACGACTTCTTCATGCTGGGCGGGCATTCGCTGCTCGCCACCCGGCTCGTTTCCCGGATCCGTGCCGAGTTCGGCGTCGACATCGCACTGCGGACGCTCTTCGACGGACGGACGCCCGCTGCCCTCGCCCGCGCGGTGGACACGGCGGGACCCGCCGCCGTACCGCCCCCGGTCCTGTCCTTCCCCGGTGCGGGGCCCGCACCCGTCACCGCGGCGCAGGAGCAGATGCTGCACTCGCACGGTTCGCTGCTCGCCGCGCCGTCCTACACGGTCGCCCCGTACGGGTTCCGGCTGTACGGGCCGCTCGACCACCCCGCCCTCAACGCGGCACTGACCCGGATCACGGCCCGGCACGAGCCGTTGCGGACCGGGTTCCACGGCCGGACGCAGATCGTCCATCCGCCTGCCGAGGTACGTGCCGAGGTGGTCGAGCCGGTGCCGGGCGGCGTCCCTGACGCGGTCCGGGTTGCCCGCGCGGAACTGACCCGGCCGTTCGACCTGGTGAACGGGCCGCTGCTGCGCGCCGTGCTCCTCCCGCTGGGTACCGAGGACCACGTACTGCTGCTGATGCTGCACCACCTCGCCGGTGACGGCTGGTCGTTCGACCTCCTGGTCCGGGAGCTGTCGGGGGCATCGCCCGAACTGCCGGTGTCCTATACGGATGTCGCCCGGTGGGAGCGGACACCCGAGGTCGTCGCAGCGCGGGACAACGACCGCAGCTACTGGAGACGGCAGTTGGAAGGGGCCCGGGCGCCGGAGCTGCCCACGATCCGCCCCCGCGGTACGACGGCCGCGCCGGACGGGCGGGCCTTCCTCTGGACCCTCGACGACACCACGGTCGCGGCGGCGCGCCGGATCTCCGGCGCCCGGAACTCGACACTGCAGGAGACCGTGCTCGGCGCCTTCGCCCTGGTCGTGGCGGAGGCCGCGGGCACCGACGACCTGCTCGTCACCACACCCTTCGCGGACCGGGGCCAGGCCGGGACCGAGCATCTCATCGGCTTCTTCGCGAAGGTCCTCGCACTCCGTGTCGACGTCGGTGACGGCAACGGCGGCACAGCGTCGTACCCCGAAGTCCTGCGGCGGGTCGGGACCGCGATGACCGGCGCCCACACCCATCAGTCGGTGCCCTACTCGGCGATGCGCGCGGCCGATCCCGCGCTGCCGCCGGCCCCACTGTCGTTCCAGCTCATCAGCGCACTCAGTACGGAGCTCCGGCTGCCCGGACTGCGCACCGAGCCGTTTCCCGTCGTCGCCGAGAGCGTCGACGACATCAACGGCGAACTGTCGGTCAACCTCTTCGACGACGGCCGCACCGTGTCGGGCGCGGTCGTCCACGACGCCGCGCTGCTCGACCGCGCGGCCGTCACCGACCTGCTCACCCGGGTGGAGTCGACACTCCGTGCCGCCGCAGGCGACCTCACCGTACCCGTCACCGGCCCCGTGGGAAGCGAGTAG